A single genomic interval of Helianthus annuus cultivar XRQ/B chromosome 13, HanXRQr2.0-SUNRISE, whole genome shotgun sequence harbors:
- the LOC110897736 gene encoding putative wall-associated receptor kinase-like 16 translates to MHLKILIAVATIAVLGSANAQDYPNCRSSCGNMDISFPFGSGKGCYYSSDFLVTCNESSGEPIPFFGKSNIVISNISIIKNELEIMAFVGHDCYNSDGRVKSSRPLFTLGYLREFQVSTKNKFVAIGCDTYAYFSGGRGNESGIGTGCISICGRDNVINNGSCSGVGCCEVAVPERVHSFNLTLSSWNNHSNMLDFNPCSYGFLVEKGKFNFSTTNLANFKSEKMPMLLDWAIGDKTCGEANDNYNFLCKGNSTCDQSYQGPGYRCHCVDGYDGNPYVTDANGCMDVNECDRGYHDCHHDAHCVNIPGNYTCECKDGYSGNGWKNGTGCTADESTVIKMGVGISTSAIFLLIFITWLYLLHKKRKLMTMREKFFKQNGGIMLQQRISGDGGSHDQARVFTIEELKKATNNYDESRIIGKGGYGTVYKGVLSDNIEVAIKKSKLADQTQTQIEQFVNEVVILSQINHRNVVKLIGCCLETEIPLLVYEFIPNGTLSDHIHNVKGKSSAFTWDIRLRIATETAEALSYLHSSASVPIIHRDVKPMNILLDENYVAKVADFGASKLIPIDQIELATIVQGTLGYLDPEYLQTNQLTDKSDVYSFGVVLVELLTGKKALSFDRPEEERNLAIYFLYSLKEGRLFQVLDEHLQLNDVPSEIIQVSRLAERCLRIKADERPSMKEVAIELQGILASMVQNHPWVQNCLNEGDGEYLLKELTKDYECTNGGYVSNVSSSTFDSMSKHSILPIASGR, encoded by the exons ATGCATTTAAAAATACTAATTGCAGTTGCAACTATTGCAGTTTTGGGGTCAGCAAATGCTCAAGACTACCCGAATTGTAGAAGTTCATGTGGCAATATGGACATTAGTTTCCCGTTTGGTTCAGGTAAGGGATGCTACTACAGTTCCGATTTCCTCGTGACATGTAACGAGTCATCTGGGGAACCAATACCATTCTTTGGAAAAAGCAATATTGTTATCTCGAATATCTCTATAATTAAGAATGAGCTTGAAATTATGGCGTTTGTAGGCCATGATTGCTATAATAGTGATGGCCGAGTCAAAAGTAGCCGACCATTGTTTACTTTGGGTTACTTGAGGGAGTTCCAGGTCTCCACCAAGAACAAATTTGTAGCCATCGGGTGTGACACGTATGCATATTTTAGTGGAGGAAGAGGGAATGAGTCTGGTATTGGTACCGGGTGTATTTCTATATGTGGTAGAGACAACGTTATTAATAACGGATCTTGCTCGGGAGTTGGGTGTTGTGAAGTAGCAGTGCCAGAAAGAGTGCATTCTTTTAATTTGACTCTTAGTAGCTGGAATAACCATTCGAATATGTTGGACTTCAACCCATGTAGCTATGGCTTTCTTGTTGAAAAAGGGAAGTTTAACTTCTCTACGACTAACCTGGCTAATTTTAAAAGTGAAAAGATGCCAATGTTACTAGATTGGGCAATTGGAGACAAGACTTGTGGCGAAGCAAATGACAATTATAACTTCTTATGCAAGGGAAATAGCACATGTGATCAAAGTTATCAAGGTCCCGGATATCGTTGCCATTGCGTTGACGGTTATGATGGCAACCCTTATGTTACAGATGCCAATGGCTGCATGG ATGTTAACGAGTGTGATCGCGGATATCATGATTGCCACCATGATGCTCATTGTGTTAATATACCTGGAAATTACACGTGTGAGTGTAAAGATGGTTACTCCGGTAATGGTTGGAAGAATGGAACAGGTTGCACCGCTGATGAATCCACCGTTATAAAGATGGGTGTAG GTATCTCAACTTCTGCAATATTTCTCCTTATATTTATCACCTGGTTGTACTTGTTACACAAGAAGCGAAAGCTCATGACGATGAGAGAAAAATTCTTTAAACAAAATGGTGGAATAATGTTGCAGCAAAGAATATCTGGAGATGGGGGTTCTCATGATCAGGCAAGAGTCTTCACGATAGAGGAGCTAAAGAAGGCAACTAATAATTATGATGAGAGCAGGATTATCGGAAAGGGTGGCTATGGTACTGTTTATAAAGGGGTTCTTTCTGATAACATAGAAGTTGCAATAAAGAAGTCAAAATTAGCAGACCAAACACAAACTCAGATAGAGCAATTTGTCAATGAAGTGGTTATCCTCTCCCAAATAAATCATAGGAATGTGGTAAAGCTGATTGGGTGCTGTCTCGAAACAGAAATCCCGTTATTGGTTTATGAGTTCATTCCAAATGGCACACTTTCTGATCACATCCACAACGTCAAAGGCAAGTCGTCAGCTTTTACATGGGACATCCGACTCAGAATAGCAACGGAGACAGCCGAAGCACTTTCATACTTGCACTCTTCAGCGTCTGTTCCAATCATCCATCGAGATGTCAAGCCAATGAATATACTTTTGGATGAAAACTATGTAGCAAAAGTGGCTGATTTTGGAGCATCTAAGCTAATTCCTATTGATCAGATAGAGTTGGCCACTATAGTGCAAGGAACACTAGGCTACCTAGATCCAGAGTATCTACAGACAAATCAACTCACAGATAAGAGCGATGTTTATAGTTTTGGGGTGGTACTGGTGGAACTTTTAACTGGAAAAAAGGCTCTTAGCTTTGATAGGCCAGAGGAAGAGAGGAACCTAGCTATTTATTTTCTATATTCCTTAAAAGAGGGGAGACTCTTCCAGGTTCTTGATGAACACTTGCAGCTAAATGATGTTCCAAGCGAGATCATCCAAGTTTCAAGACTGGCAGAAAGATGCTTACGCATTAAAGCCGACGAAAGGCCTAGCATGAAGGAAGTAGCAATCGAGCTCCAAGGAATATTGGCATCTATGGTACAAAATCATCCATGGGTACAAAATTGTTTAAACGAAGGTGATGGTGAGTATTTGCTCAAAGAACTAACCAAGGACTATGAATGTACAAATGGAGGCTATGTAAGCAATGTAAGCTCAAGCACCTTTGATAGCATGAGCAAGCATTCTATCTTACCCATTGCTAGTGGCAGGTGA